A region of the Acinetobacter defluvii genome:
ATCTTAATTTCTAAAAAGCCAACAGGAACTTTGGTGCTAGATGACTTAAATCCAGGCAAAAACCTTTATTTACTTTCATCTGGTACGGGTCTTGCTCCATTCCTTTCTACAATTCGTGATCCTGAAACCTACGAACGTTTTGAAAAAATTATTGTGGTACATGGTACACGCTTTATTTCAGAGTTGGCATATCAAGATTTGATTTTAAATGAAGTACCAAATCATGAGTTTTTCTCAGAGTTAGGTGCAAAAGAAAAATTAATCTATTATCCAACAGTGACTCGTGAAGAATTCCACACCCAAGGTCGTGTTACTACTGCGATTGAAACTGGTCAATTGTTTGAAAAGATTGGTTTACCTCGTTTCAATCCTGAAACTGACCGTGCAATGCTATGTGGTAGCCCTGCTTTCCTTGATGATGTTGCAGCACTACTTGATCAACATGGCTTAAAAGAGTCACCTAAAATGGGTGTTCTAGGTGACTACGTGATCGAACGTGCATTTGTAGAAAAATAATTTTTACACGTATAAAAAACCGAGTTTAAATCAACTCGGTTTTTTATTTATTCATTTTTAGTGCTTAGATTTTTGAAATAAGGTGAAATAACAATATTCACTCAGCACTTAACATTATGGTAAAACACGGTTTAGAGTAGCAAAACATTGTTCTTCTTTTTCAGAAGCACAAAAATTTATTGTATTGTTATTTTTCCAACGTACAAAATATTGCGACACCTCGCCTGCTTGATTTTCCTGACGACCAGAACAATCAGCTTCATTATTTTCATACTTAATTTGCATGATTAGAGCGGGAGGCTTGTCTTTTGAATTATCGGGTGAAGGCTGGTAATCATACAAACCTGCTGACCACTCTTTACCACTATTCACAACAACTTCATTCCCACCACGAAAGTTATAATATTCTACACATTTTTTATTATTGGGTATTTCCATGCCCCACAAACCTAAAATTTCAGGACGTGTTGAAATTCGAATCGTATTTGCAGCTAAAGTTGCTGTCGCTTGTGTCGTTGCAGCCGACTTAGCTGTAGGTGATTCAGCAAATACTAAATTTGATGCACAAACCAATAAAGAAATTAATAGTGTTTTTTTCATACCTAAGTGTATACCGCGATTTGTTTGTCTTTAAACTAACATATTTTGCAAATAAAGCATGTAAAAATAACCATATACGAACAATATTTTATATCTTTTCATTTCAATAAATAAACTGTAAAAAATACGTCAATTACACTACAAAAAAATAATTCTTATACAAAAATAGGTATTTATATGAAATAATTAAACGATACCATTCACTTAATAAAATAATTGTGTAGTGATACACCCTGTCTCGTGTAGGATCAACCATTTGCCTATATTTGCTCAAACATTCCAACATGGTTTTAGGCAGCATTTAAATGCTTTTATCATTGTTGCGAGCATTATTTTTATCTGTGCGCTGTGTGGCATTTTAGCACGACCTTTATTTTTCCTCTCTATTTGCTGGCCTGCCAACGCCGTGTTATTGGGCTTATTGCTTCGTTTTAGATCTCTGAATAATTTTAGTGGATGGTTCGGTGCATTTATAGGTTTTATGCTTGCTGATTTATTAACAGGCAATACACTTTTAGTGACTTTTTTATTAACCATTGCCAATTTACTTAATCCTGTCGTCACCCTAGCACTGATTGCGCTATTTAAGCTTAATTATAAAGAATATAACAAAGGGCTTACTTTCCTGTATTTGTTTTTACTTTGTTCAATCGGCGGCTGTCTAGCAAGTCCTGCTTTTGCAGCATTGACCATTCCATACGTTGAAAATACATTCATGACACCAGAGCGAGTGTGGATAGATTTTGGTATGTGGTGGTCAGGTGAAATTTTAAATATGATCGCCTTTTTACCGATTGTACTTGCCATTCCCGAGAAACAGAATCTTAAAAGTTATTTACAAAACCTTCAATTCAAGCAGTTTTCTTATCAGGATTTATTGCCTTTAATTGCGGTGATTATTTCTGTGGGTTTGACGCATTTTTTTATTGGTCCTGGGGCAATTATGTTTCCTATTGCAGCTTTGGTCTGGGCATCTTTGAGTTATAACTTGTTTTATGTTGCAATTATTAATTGTATTGTGTGCATGTTATTGAACAATACATTGAATGAATTTTATATTGATCAATCTTCTGACGCATTTTTAAGTACAACGATTTCTATACGGATTGGTCTATTCATGCTTGCACTTGGACCTTTAACCTTAGCAATTAATAGTTTAAACCGACAAAAACTGTATCAACAAATCTTATATCTTGCGAACTACGATAGCCTGACAACTGTTATGAATCGTCGGTTTTTTTACGAACAAAGTGAAGACATTATTAGGGCAAAAAACAAACTGCAGGCAGAAAAAACTATTGCTATTTTATTATTAGACCTAGACCATTTTAAAAATATAAATGATCAATATGGACATTATAATGGTGATTTAGTCTTACAAATTTTTAGTGAAAGAATAAAACTTGTATTACGTGAAGATGATTTGCTTGGTCGTCTAGGAGGTGAGGAGTTTGCAATTCTTTTAAAAAATGTCAGTCTTAAGCAAAGTATCAGTATTGCTGATAGAATCCGAGATACCATCCAATCATTGCCTATAGAGTTAGATAAACATCAACACATCTATATTAGTGTTAGTATAGGCTTAAGTTTTGAAAAACTGCCTTCAGCTCTACCTCTGCAACATTTAATTAATCGTGCAGACCAAGCTTTGTATCAAGCAAAAGAAAAAGGACGCAATCAAATTTGTTTAGAAATAGGTTTACAAAACTCTTTCTAATTAAATTTTTATTAAATAGGAATTTTATGAAATACACAGAATATGACCAATATGATGGCTTGGCTTTAGCCAAATTTATTCAAACAAAGCAAGTCACTTCCACTGAGCTATTACAACTCGCTTGGCAACGCACTCAGCAAGTTAATCCAAAGTTAAATGCTGTTGTCATTACAATGTATGAACAAGCTCTTCAAAGTTCAAAGCAAAAACATAGTGGTTTATTTTCAGGTATTCCTTTTTTACTCAAAGACCTACATCAAGAGTATCAAGGTGTCCCTACTTCTTTTGGTTCAAATTCATTAAAAAAACTTAATTATGTTTCTACTCAACATTCCGAGATTGTAAGACGTTGGGAAAATGCGGGTGCAATTCCATTTGGTTTAACCAATTCACCTGAGTTTGGCATTAAGGGCATCACAGAACCTGAAGCATGGGGCGCATGCCATAATCCATGGCATTTAAAACATAATAGTGGGGGTTCTTCAGGCGGT
Encoded here:
- a CDS encoding GGDEF domain-containing protein; protein product: MPIFAQTFQHGFRQHLNAFIIVASIIFICALCGILARPLFFLSICWPANAVLLGLLLRFRSLNNFSGWFGAFIGFMLADLLTGNTLLVTFLLTIANLLNPVVTLALIALFKLNYKEYNKGLTFLYLFLLCSIGGCLASPAFAALTIPYVENTFMTPERVWIDFGMWWSGEILNMIAFLPIVLAIPEKQNLKSYLQNLQFKQFSYQDLLPLIAVIISVGLTHFFIGPGAIMFPIAALVWASLSYNLFYVAIINCIVCMLLNNTLNEFYIDQSSDAFLSTTISIRIGLFMLALGPLTLAINSLNRQKLYQQILYLANYDSLTTVMNRRFFYEQSEDIIRAKNKLQAEKTIAILLLDLDHFKNINDQYGHYNGDLVLQIFSERIKLVLREDDLLGRLGGEEFAILLKNVSLKQSISIADRIRDTIQSLPIELDKHQHIYISVSIGLSFEKLPSALPLQHLINRADQALYQAKEKGRNQICLEIGLQNSF
- a CDS encoding ferredoxin--NADP reductase, whose translation is MAAFNVEKITHVHHWNDTLFSFKTTRDAALRFKNGQFVMIGLEVNGKPLMRAYSIASANYEEELEFFSIKVPDGPLTSILQKVKVGDEILISKKPTGTLVLDDLNPGKNLYLLSSGTGLAPFLSTIRDPETYERFEKIIVVHGTRFISELAYQDLILNEVPNHEFFSELGAKEKLIYYPTVTREEFHTQGRVTTAIETGQLFEKIGLPRFNPETDRAMLCGSPAFLDDVAALLDQHGLKESPKMGVLGDYVIERAFVEK